From Panthera uncia isolate 11264 chromosome X, Puncia_PCG_1.0, whole genome shotgun sequence, the proteins below share one genomic window:
- the SPIN3 gene encoding LOW QUALITY PROTEIN: spindlin-3 (The sequence of the model RefSeq protein was modified relative to this genomic sequence to represent the inferred CDS: inserted 2 bases in 1 codon; deleted 1 base in 1 codon) translates to MKTPFGKVVAGQPSRTDTKRTSVSVTMMKRKAAHKKRRSRHTSQHQRSIVGCRSRQGWKDGDASLTQWKGTILDQVPVNPSLYLFKYDGFDCVYGLELHRDKRVSLLEVFCNTVVSSRISDTHLAEIMIGKAVEHIFKTEEGSKNELRGMVLAQAPVMNTWFYITYEKDPVLYMYQLLDDYKDGDLRILRDSNDSPPADREQGEVVDSLAGKXVEYAKDDGSKRTGMIIQQVETKPSVYFIKFDDDFHIYVYDLVKTC, encoded by the exons ATGAAGACCCCATTTGGAAAGGTGGTTGCAGGGCAGCCGTCTAGGACAGACACAAAACGTACCAGTGTGTCTGTTACCATGATGAAGAGAAAAGCTGCCCACAAGAAGCGTAGGAGCAGGCACACCTCCCAGCATCAGAGGAGCATCGTGGGCTGCAGAAGTCGGCAAGGATGGAAAGATGGAGATGCATCTCTAACACAGTGGAAAGGAACCATTCTGGATCAGGTACCTGTAAATCcctctttgtatctt ttcaaataTGATGGATTTGActgtgtttatggattggaacttcacagagataaaagagtgtCCTTACTTGAAGTCTTCTGTAATACAGTTGTATCGTCTAGAATCAGTGATACACACTTAGCAGAAATTATGATTGGCAAAGCAgtagaacatatttttaagacagaggaAGGTTCCAAAAATGAATTGAGGGGGATGGTCTTAGCTCAGGCACCTGTCATGAACACATGGTTTTATATTACTTATGAGAAAGATCCTGTATTATATATGTACCAGCTCTTAGATGATTATAAAGATGGTGACCTACGCATCCTTCGAGATTCCAATGATTCTCCTCCTGCAGATAGAGAACAAGGAGAAGTTGTGGACAGTCTAGCAGGCAA TGTAGAATATGCCAAAGATGATGGCTCCAAGAGAACTGGCATGATCATTCAACAAGTAGAAACAAAACCCTCTGTGTACTTCATCAAATTTGATGATGATTTCCATATCTATGTCTATGATTTGGTAAAAACATGTTAA